The Plasmodium yoelii strain 17X genome assembly, chromosome: 14 DNA segment gatgtatacatatataggaatagatatgaataatattttatatgagtaacataatattttataatggTATTTGTATAACTGTCCCTTaccatatacatataaataacatatatataaatatataaaatatatgtttgtaAAATTGAATAGTAAAATGTATGAGAAAAATACAATTGTAACCCATGAGTATATGAATGCACATGAACTTATGTCATATTAAAATTacgaaaaataataattatatattttttgcaatTACTTATCAAGTCTGAGCAATAATACACTTAtgctaaaaatatttcatatcAAGGCACATGCATTCTtataatttatcatatttactataaaaacCCCAATAATAAGCAGCTAGATATAAAGTTGCCATAATTGCGCCATATATTGCACATCAACTGTTTTTAGGGATTtattgtttaaaaaatatattaaaaagaaaaaatggaTAGAAGAATTGAAGCGAGACGAAAAGAATTTAAGAAAAACTGTGATGATACAAGAAGAAAAAGAGAAGATTTGGTAGTACAAATAAGAAAGCAACAAAGAGAATGCCAGTTAGAAAGTAAAAGAGCCATGGTAATGGCAAATATCGGGCTTGAAGAAAATAActcatataatataaattatgtaaaatCAAATCAAAATGATTCAACAAATGattcattatataatacatCCTCAAATAATAGTTCGAATACATTagaaatgttaaaaaaaattccaaGCCTAGCTATAGGTGTAAGATCTTCTGAATATGTAACACAATTAAATAGTACAAAAGAATtaagaaaattattatcaattGAAAAGGGTCCACCAATACAAGAAGTTATAAATTCAGGTGTAGTCCCTTATATAgttgaatttttaaaatacgATGATAAAACAGATTTACAATTTGAAGCTGCATGGGTATTAACAAATATTGCTTCAGGTTCACAAGAACAAACTAAAGTAGTTATAGATAATAATGCTGTACCATATCTTGTTAGATTATTAAATAGTGAAAAGGAAGATGTATGTGAACAAGCAGTTTGGGCTTTAGGTAATATTGCTGGTGATTCAGCTGAATGCAGAGAATACgttttaaatcaaaattcTTTAcctttattattaaaaatattaagaaGTAGCCATAAAAGAACATTAATAAGAAATGCTGCATGGACATTATCAAATTTATGCAGAGGAAAACCAGCACCAAAATTTGAAATAGTATCTAAAGCTTTACCAACATTAGCTGtacttatatataatgaCGACGAAGAAATATTAACAGATGCATGTTGGACACTTTCTTATTTATCTGATGGTtctaatgaaaatattaatgccGTTTTAGATGCAGGAGTAGCAGAACGAGTTGTAGAATTATTAAGTCATGGTTCATTTTTAGTACAAACACCTGCATTAAGAACTGTTGGAAACATTGTTACTGGTGACGATTTACAAACAGATGTCGTtgtaaaattaaatgcagTCCAAAAATTATCATGCCTACTTAATTCatcaaaaaaaagtataaaaaaagaagctTGCTGGGCATTATCAAATATTACAGCCGGCAATATTTCACAAATTCAAGCAGTAATTGATAATAATGTTATACCACaacttattaatattttaatgaaAGAAGATTTTGAGGTTCGAAAAGAAGCTGCATGGGCAATATCTAATGCATCTTCTGGTGGATCTGAATCACAAATTGAATATCTTGTAGAATGTGGAGCTATACATTCTTTATCTAATTTATTAGATGTTGAAGATGCTAATATTATTTCAGTAACTTTAGAAGgattagaaaatattttagaaatgggagaaaataaaaaattaagagataACTTACCAGCTAATCCATATGTGCATTTATTTGAAGAATGTGATAGTGTGCATAAAATTGATGCATTACAAGATCGAAAGGTTGATAATATTTGTAATAAAGCatggaaaatattatacaaatacttcccatttattattaataatgaaatgAACAATGCACAAATACCATTAAACAATGTCTTCGCAAACAGTGATGATGCtgttttaaataaagatTTTACTTTCGATTAATTTGTTTGGAATTATGACatagataaaaaatgaaaaatgttTCAGTGaacaaattgaaaaaaaaaaaagtgcaaaaaaaacagaaaaacTATTTATACAAATTAAGTAGCGTAGCACCCCAGGCTCTATGAATGCGTAACTATTTTTTCATGggttttaaaatatttctcAGACTATCCAGgcgcatatatatatatatatatatatgtagtaCAATTGTGTCAAACAGTGTACATATACGCTTATACATGCAtacgtatatatataatacatacatTTCTTATATATACGTATCTAATTTTACATGTTTTAAAAGCAGTGGACATATGTACACTAGAATTTGTAGCAGtcgttttttaaaaaagatgGCAAT contains these protein-coding regions:
- a CDS encoding karyopherin alpha, putative: MDRRIEARRKEFKKNCDDTRRKREDLVVQIRKQQRECQLESKRAMVMANIGLEENNSYNINYVKSNQNDSTNDSLYNTSSNNSSNTLEMLKKIPSLAIGVRSSEYVTQLNSTKELRKLLSIEKGPPIQEVINSGVVPYIVEFLKYDDKTDLQFEAAWVLTNIASGSQEQTKVVIDNNAVPYLVRLLNSEKEDVCEQAVWALGNIAGDSAECREYVLNQNSLPLLLKILRSSHKRTLIRNAAWTLSNLCRGKPAPKFEIVSKALPTLAVLIYNDDEEILTDACWTLSYLSDGSNENINAVLDAGVAERVVELLSHGSFLVQTPALRTVGNIVTGDDLQTDVVVKLNAVQKLSCLLNSSKKSIKKEACWALSNITAGNISQIQAVIDNNVIPQLINILMKEDFEVRKEAAWAISNASSGGSESQIEYLVECGAIHSLSNLLDVEDANIISVTLEGLENILEMGENKKLRDNLPANPYVHLFEECDSVHKIDALQDRKVDNICNKAWKILYKYFPFIINNEMNNAQIPLNNVFANSDDAVLNKDFTFD